A portion of the Periophthalmus magnuspinnatus isolate fPerMag1 chromosome 2, fPerMag1.2.pri, whole genome shotgun sequence genome contains these proteins:
- the bco1l gene encoding beta,beta-carotene 15,15'-dioxygenase, with protein MQTIFGKNGIETPEPVQAVVRGCVPDWLEGTLIRNGPGLFSVGDSRYNHWFDGLSLIHSFTFKNGEVSYRSKFLKSDTYKRNVKADRIVVSEFGTMVYPDPCKNIFSRFFTHLSNVIPDFTDNNLVNIIRYGKDFYAASEINYINEIDPSTLETIGRTNYRNHIALNLATAHPHYDKEGNTYNMGTAIMGLGKPKYVIFKVPHDTSDSEHKKPALRKLQQVCSIPFRSLLFPSYFHSFGMTENYIIFVEQAFKLDMVKLATAYFRGVNWGNCLKFDKDDTTLFHVVNRHTGKSVSTQFYGAALVTFHHINAYEEHDHVVFDLICYQDTNLYDMFYIDNMTQETNKFIDANKEFSPPVCTRFVLPLNISKESERGVNLVTLKDTSATAVIQENGSVFCTPDAIFQGLELPRINYDFNTKKYRYVYGSRVEWSPHPNKIAKVDIETRTHLEWFQENCYPSEPVFVPSPGATEEDDGVILSSVISPDPSISPFMLVLNARTLEELARAEIPTQIHMDLHGYFIPASKTH; from the exons ATGCAGACTATCTTTGGGAAGAACGGGATCGAGACCCCAGAACCGGTCCAGGCCGTGGTTCGAG GTTGTGTTCCAGACTGGTTGGAGGGGACTCTGATCAGAAATGGCCCTGGTTTATTCTCAGTGGGAGACTCTCGGTACAATCACTGGTTCGACGGACTGTCCCTCATCCACAGCTTCACCTTCAAAAATG GGGAGGTGAGCTACAGGAGCAAGTTTCTGAAGAGCGACACGTACAAGAGGAATGTCAAAGCCGACCGCATTGTGGTGTCTGAGTTTGGGACCATGGTCTACCCCGACCCCTGCAAGAACATATTCTCCAG GTTCTTCACTCACCTGTCAAACGTGATTCCAGACTTCACTGATAATAACCTGGTGAACATTATTCGATACGGAAAGGATTTTTACGCTGCATCGGAGATCAACTACATCAACGAGATCGACCCCAGCACTCTGGAGACCATTGGACGG ACAAACTACAGGAACCACATTGCCCTGAACCTTGCCACAGCTCACCCTCACTATGACAAGGAAGGAAACACCTATAACATGGGCACAGCCATCATGGGGCTGGGCAAACCCAAATATGTCATCTTCAAAGTGCCGCACGACACATCAG atTCAGAGCATAAGAAGCCCGCTCTGAGAAAGCTTCAGCAGGTGTGCTCCATCCCGTTCCGGTCTCTGCTCTTCCCGAGTTACTTCCACAGTTTTGGGATGACCGAGAATTACATCATCTTTGTGGAGCAGGCCTTCAAACTGGACATGGTCAAACTGGCCACAGCCTATTTCAGAGGAGTCAACTGGGGCAACTGCCTCAAGTTTGACAAGGATGACACT acCTTGTTCCACGTGGTGAATCGTCACACAGGAAAGAGTGTATCCACTCAATTCTACGGTGCCGCCCTGGTGACCTTCCACCACATAAACGCATACGAGGAGCATGACCATGTGGTGTTTGACCTCATTTGTTACCAAGACACCAATCTTTACGACATGTTTTACATCGACAACATGACGCAGGAGACCAACAAGTTCATTGATGCCAACAAAGAATTTAGCCCTCCAGTCTGCACACGCTTTGTCCTGCCACTCAACATCAGCAAG GagtcagagagaggagtgaatcTGGTGACGCTCAAAGACACATCAGCCACAGCCGTGATCCAGGAGAACGGCTCTGTTTTCTGCACGCCGGACGCCATTTTCCAAG GGCTGGAACTTCCAAGAATAAACTATGACTTCAACACCAAGAAATACAGATATGTGTATGGATCCAGAGTGGAGTGGTCACCCCATCCAAAcaag ATTGCTAAAGTGGACATAGAGACACGCACTCACCTGGAGTGGTTCCAGGAGAACTGTTATCCATCTGAACCAGTGTTTGTGCCGTCGCCTGGGGCAACAGAGGAGGACGACG GTGTAATCCTGTCCTCGGTCATCTCTCCTGacccctccatctctccgttCATGTTGGTCCTGAACGCTCGGACTCTAGAAGAACTGGCCCGAGCCGAGATCCCGACCCAGATACACATGGACCTTCACGGGTACTTTATCCCCGCCTCCAAGACCCActga